From the genome of Caldilineales bacterium, one region includes:
- a CDS encoding ABC transporter ATP-binding protein, translating into MDKPIILARNIHKTFRNGKIEVHALAGVDLSIAAGEMVAVMGPSGCGKTTLINCLSGLDSFDTGEVEIEGASLRAMSDRARTSYRARRMGFVFQTFNLLPVITAVENVELPLLLSGVRPREARQRALRGLTQVGLAARAEHRPAELSGGERQRVTIARALASQPAIIWADEPTGNLDTRSAADVLTLMRDLNREQGQTFVIVTHDPHIGDLCDRVIRMQDGAIVSDVRDAATGEERQP; encoded by the coding sequence ATGGACAAACCAATCATCCTGGCTCGCAACATCCACAAGACCTTCCGCAACGGCAAGATCGAAGTGCATGCCCTGGCTGGCGTGGATCTGTCCATCGCCGCCGGTGAGATGGTGGCCGTGATGGGGCCGTCGGGCTGCGGCAAGACGACCCTGATCAACTGTCTGTCCGGCCTGGACAGCTTCGACACGGGCGAGGTCGAGATCGAAGGCGCCTCGCTGCGGGCGATGAGCGACCGGGCGCGCACCAGCTATCGGGCCAGGCGCATGGGCTTCGTGTTCCAGACCTTCAACCTGCTCCCCGTCATCACGGCGGTGGAGAACGTCGAACTGCCCCTCCTGCTCAGCGGCGTGCGCCCGCGCGAAGCCCGGCAGCGGGCCCTGCGCGGCCTGACCCAGGTGGGGCTGGCCGCGCGCGCCGAACATCGCCCGGCCGAACTCTCCGGCGGCGAGCGCCAACGGGTGACCATTGCGCGCGCCCTGGCCAGCCAACCCGCGATCATCTGGGCCGATGAGCCGACCGGCAACCTGGACACCCGGTCCGCCGCCGATGTGCTCACGCTGATGCGCGACCTGAACCGGGAACAAGGCCAAACCTTCGTGATTGTCACCCATGACCCCCACATCGGCGACCTGTGCGACCGCGTCATCCGCATGCAGGACGGGGCGATTGTGTCAGATGTGCGCGATGCGGCGACAGGAGAGGAGAGGCAGCCATGA